TAGAATTATATCTGCTCGCAAGGCAACAAAAAATGAGCGGAAACTCTATAAAGGTGGTGCATCATGAAAGATGAATATGACTTATCAAAAATGAAGTCTCGCAAAAACCCTTACGCATCAAAGCTTAAAAAACCTATAACAATGAGGCTTGGTGAAGATGTGATCAGTTATTTTAAAGGGATGGCTGTGGATTCTGGCGTTCCG
This is a stretch of genomic DNA from Gammaproteobacteria bacterium. It encodes these proteins:
- a CDS encoding BrnA antitoxin family protein encodes the protein MKDEYDLSKMKSRKNPYASKLKKPITMRLGEDVISYFKGMAVDSGVPYQSLINLYLRDCVAHHRKIDISWNQKA